The DNA window GGTGATCCCGCCGGCGAACCTGCGCGAGCACCTGGACGCCCCGAACGTCAACATGATCACCTGCGGGGGCCAGGCCACGATCCCGATCGTCTACGCGGTCTCGCGTGCGGTCGCCGAGCAGGGCGGGGTGCCCTATGCCGAGATCGTGGCGTCGGTGGCCTCGGTGTCGGCGGGGCCGGGTACGCGGGCCAACATCGACGAGTTCACCAAGACCACCAGCCGCGGCGTGCAAAGCATCGGCGGGGCGGTGCGCGGTAAGGCGATCATCATCTTGAACCCGGCCGACCCGCCGATGATCATGCGCGACACCATCTTTTGCGCCATCCCCGAGGACGCCGACCGCGACGCGATCGCCAAATCCATCCACGACGTGGTGGCTGAGGTGCAGACCTATGTGCCCGGCTACCGGCTGCTCAACGAGCCGCAGTTCGACGACCCCTCGCTTAACTCCGGCGGGCAGGCCCTGGTCACCACGTTCGTCGAGGTCGAAGGCGCCGGGGACTACCTGCCCCCCTATGCGGGCAACCTGGACATCATGACCGCGGCGGCCACCAAGGTCGGCGAGGAGATCGCCAAAGAGATGCTGTCGGTGGCAGGAGGCACACGATGAGCACGCAGGACATCTTCTTCAACCCCATCTGGGACGTGCGGATGACCGACACCTCGCTGCGCGACGGCTCGCACCACAAGCGCCACCAGTTCACCACCGACGAGGTCGCGGCGATCGTGGCGGCCCTCGACGTCGCGGGGGTGCCGGTGATCGAGGTGACCCACGGCGACGGGCTGGGCGGGTCGAGCTTCAACTACGGCTTTTCCAAAACCCCCGAACAAG is part of the Mycobacterium sp. HUMS_12744610 genome and encodes:
- a CDS encoding acetaldehyde dehydrogenase (acetylating) — encoded protein: MPSSQAGVALKVAIVGSGNISTDLLYKLLRSEWLEPRWMVGIDPASEGLARARKLGLETTHEGVDWLLGRSEKPDLVFEATSAYVHRQAAPRYAEAGIRAIDLTPAAVGPAVIPPANLREHLDAPNVNMITCGGQATIPIVYAVSRAVAEQGGVPYAEIVASVASVSAGPGTRANIDEFTKTTSRGVQSIGGAVRGKAIIILNPADPPMIMRDTIFCAIPEDADRDAIAKSIHDVVAEVQTYVPGYRLLNEPQFDDPSLNSGGQALVTTFVEVEGAGDYLPPYAGNLDIMTAAATKVGEEIAKEMLSVAGGTR